Below is a window of Ctenopharyngodon idella isolate HZGC_01 chromosome 7, HZGC01, whole genome shotgun sequence DNA.
tggtccaaagttatgttctctgatgaaagtaaattttgcatttcctttggaaatcagggtcccagagtctgggggaagagaggagaggcacacaatccacgttgcttaaggtccagtgtaaagtttccacagtcagtgatggtttggggtgccatgtcatctgctggtgttggtccactatgttttctgaggtccaaggtcaatgcagccgtataccaggaagttttagagcacttcatgcttcctgctgctgaccaactttatggagatgcagatttcattttccaacaggacttggcacctgcacacagtgccaaagctaccagtacctggtttaaggaccatggtatccctgttcttaattggccagcaaactcgcctgaccttaaccccatagaaaatctatagggtattgtgaagaggaagatgcgatatgccagacccaacaatgtaaaagagctgaaggccactatcagagcaatgtgggctcttataacacctgagcagtgccacagactgatcgactccatgccacgccgcattgctgcagtaattcaggcaaaaggagccccaactaagtattgagtgctgtacatgctcatacttttcatgttcatacttttcagttggttCATTAGCAGATACATTGTTTTCCAGATAAATTACACTACAAAAGGGTTTTATTATTTCTCAGTTTATGTTTCTAATTCCATGTGGAAAACTTTAAAATTTGAAACTTTGTTTTAGGTTGAATTCCCACATACTGCACCTCAAGAAAATTCCTTTGTCCAATGTAGTATTATGTTCTCATCCATGTAACAATTCTTAGATTTAGATTTGAGAATCAGGTGGGTTTGTAAACCATTTACAACCATAGATacagattaattaaaaatagtataattttgctttcagttttggttttattttacttgGCAGTTTCAATGTCTCAAGGGTATAAACAAAATGAagactaattttttttttcttagtagTTTATTAGACAACTTACAAAAGAGCATCTTAGCACACATTTAATTATCAGAAATCTCATAATAGTAACTAATAATGCAAGGACATCATTTgagcattttaaaacaatgtgatATCCttcaatactgtttaaaaaaaaaactctagtGTGTATCTATAACTgattatgtgatttttaaaagtgCATGTTTTTAGAAATCTCACCATAAGAACCACCCCTGTGTTAAAGGAAaaaggcataaaaaaaaaaagattcaaacaattaacaaaataaaaaccattttcaactaaatttCCAAACATATGCTAATACACATCCACCCAACAGTCCCTGAGAATATTGTCTTACAGCTGCATGTAAAATTTCAAAAGTTAAGGATAAAAATCGCACTTTCTTAAAATTCATCCAGGTTAACTTCAAAAACTCAGATTTGGTGCTTTAAGACAGGACATGGTCTCGGTCTAGATCAGTAAGGCTTATTGGACAGGAAACTCTGTAGCATTTGTAGAGATGGACCAGGAGCCCACTGAGGAACCATGTGACCTGCACCCTGGAAAAGCAGAGTTGTATGTCATAACAGCTTTGGTAAAAATTTTTACACCCAtacccacacccacacacacatacttaaaAGTTTGGAGTGTGCAagattagttttgtttttgtaagtaatctattatgctcaccaagactgttcaaaaatacagtaaaacagtaatactgtaaaatattacaatttgttttctaattaaatacattttaaaatgtaatttattcctgcgatgtcaaagctgaattttcagcatcattactccagtccttagtgttacatgatccttcagaaatcattctaatatgctgatttgctgctcaagaaacactattATTACACCACAAAACcatatttaatgaatgaaatccAATACTTGTTTCTTACTAGTTTTAGGTTGCTGATTCCAAAAAATAGTGCCTGTTTTGCATTTCGTAGCATTTCTGCTTTTGACAACCATTTGTAAGATAAATAAAGTCTTGTATTATCCCTAAATCACTAGAAAAACTGCCAGAAAGACATGTTTCCTATCTTCTTCTGAGCCAGGTTAcaactatttattaaaatcagctGAGAATTTCACAtgtttgacattattttatgcTAAATCCTGATTTCAAGTgacaaaaaaagcaaacatgacACAGATGTTTTCTGCTTCTGTACATCTGTGggtgttttaatacatttaaaaaggaacagaaaattacagatttcatgaaaaaaaagtattgatttctttcaaataataatataaacttataaaaaattaacttcctgaccccaaacttctcaATGGTATGGTATTGTATACAGGCTACTTTGCAGCCTATGACATTTATTGCTAATGAGAAAATTTATAACATGGAAACCAGCTACATTTTTAGGCATATCATTACAATAACAGTTTGGAGCTTTTACTGTTTAGCCTGAATGTCCAACTGATTAGAGACAGTCAAAGAAATCTCTATTAAGATTACAAACAGAGGTTGCACATCAATGGATCTTATCGAAGCTGGAAGTAAGTAAAGTACTACTACACCTTAGAAAAGGGCAACACAGGCTGCATGGACTCCAACAACATGCCAGAAACTTACCTTGACTGTGAGGAAAGTGATGTTGCCAAATTGTTGGTAGAATCCAGCAATCTGCTTATCATAAATCCAGGACTGGTACTGTGTGCTTGCCTTAAAGAAGAAAAACTCAACATTAACCCTAGGCGATGCTATAAATTCTGCTGAACatcttaaaaatctttaaaaaaaaaaacgtacctTCTGTCCAAGCTGCTCTACAAACCACTGGTCTCCAAGGAAGTTACAAGCCATATCGGTGTCTCCATTATAGACCAAAGCTCTAAGACCCAAAGCCAGCAGCTTCTCATAGACGTCCTTCACAGTTTCGTAAGTGGTGTGATACTGGCTTCCCACAACATCACTGCATAAAAAAGGAAGAACACTGTATGCACACATGATCTTATGCACACACACTGAAACCATAAGCGAGGCCAGCCGTCAGAATACCTGCAGATGTCCCATGGTGGTAGGACATCAGGAATGTGCAGTGCCTTTCTTACATCTCCTCGATTAAGCCAGTTTAGCTGAGCAGTACTATTGATGCATGGAGGAACTCCCTGAACACTCGGGGTATTTCCTACTAACTAAACAAACAAGTGCACAATTCACCTTTTTGTTCTCTCTAGTTTTTTTAAAGTGGATGTTGGAAGGCTGCATGAGTAGAGCAAACAGGCCTCACCTGATTAGCTTCCCAATGTTTCCTGAAGTTTCTGAAAAGGTGCTTCATGGCTCTCTGAGATAAGACCCCACCAGCACAGTCAAGATATAGCGCATACGTATTCAACCCAGAGCCATAGACTATTTTAAATGCATGCGATACCTGCAAAACACAGAAGACTAGTCacaaagttggcatgaaacggaagttgcgatagtcttttattcctttttgtgacgtatatccgatTGAAACGgtttctcgaacaagaaaaaatgtagagcgggacttgattttgtccattgggaattgattgaatTATTGtgatttgctattgctgtgatctcatgatttcaagagaagagaagagaagtcgCTGCAagtgggaggggaagttattttcattaaagatTACGAAGGGCacaagcattttttaaaaaatatgatgcacgagtaaataatttgtaataaaaattgcaatattccattaaaaacaagaaaaatagaGATTgcgattctcccatgattctgaatggacaactaaacaaaataacatgtaatttactacagattctgacaaaatgtttattgcCACAGtctatttcaaacatttaattaatctgaattattttaaaaaatcagtttgaacgaatgattcaatgactcactcataaagacttcactggTTTCATTACCAGATGAATcagcatttgattttttttaacagtcccTTGTCGCCACCTGCTGCAAGTTACGTGCAAAAGGTTatctctattttgatcgctaccatagacatcagtgtttattcaaatgatcccagtacttctgtgatattttgaattattgtaacaaaaataacgatactgtgtggttcaaaagactgtttgtgaagctgtttcatacctacaCATgataactgctctctctgggtcagcgcaaacacagatttgaatattctggtgtgattttgtcaaaggtttaatagatatAGCCGAATCATTCTCATTTAGGAATaagtttgagtgtgtgtttgaatcgagattacgatcttttaacgattaatcgtgcagctctatctcatggtgactttaattaACCATTTGCAGGGTTGTACAACAGCAATGAGCATTTGGATGTATTCACGTTACCATAACGGAGCAGGACTCTTTAGAATTGTTGTAGAAGTTACAGACTCCATTTTGACAGCAGTTGTCATTCAGATCCTTCCACAACCTACAAGCAAAATAacacagaaaaaacacatttatcaaAATATTCACTGTCAGTATTGTAATATAAATGCACACACGAGTGGCCACATATACTGTAGGAGTAATTGATTTAGCTTACTGTTCTCCGAACAGGCCGTGATAGTTACCAAAGTAGATTAATGATTGGTCATTTAGTGCAAAGCTACTAATGCCATTTCCAACAGCAAAGCCCTGCAAAAGAAACCAAaagaagaattaaaaaaaataaataaatgagaaattaaaaataatcctTTCAAcagacaaaataatgactttaaatataatttttctacatatattagaacataaataaattacattttataaatgaatcaAGCATACTTTAACTTACCTTAAAGTTCACTTTAAGCTGACCTCCAGTGGCAACTCTCAGACTGAGTGTGGGTGCATAGATGCCTCCATAACtctcaccaaaaatgaaaaactcaTTCTGGGTGAAATTTGGGAACTTGGTGAAAAAGCTTTGCAAAGCCAGGTAGTTATTGTCCGCCACCTAAAGAAAAGTACATATTCTTTCAGGCATTCAGAAGTCTTTACAGGCTATGAATGTCAATGAATGTTTACATACTTACCTCATCATCATTGGTTTCATATTTTTGGTCATCTGAGTAGGAGTAACCCACTCCAGCAGGCGACTCAAGATATAGAACATTGGCAATTTTATTCCAGCTGAATTCGTTCTCGTAAAGGGTGGCTCCATTATCATTGACCTAAGGACcacagataaacacacacacacacacacacacacacacacacacactgtttatGGTTTTGCGTTGTATGGAAAAGAAACTTAGAACTCAACAAAAGAGattacataaatgttttttcccctctctaAACATTACAGCTCTGTATTTCTTAGTCCTTTTGAGAAATCAGCTCTCGAGTAAtgcattgtcatttttaaaatgaatggaagTAGTTATCAACCCACATGAAAGGGGCCATTCTCTGATAGAAACCCATCTAAAGAGCTGCAGCCAGGACCTCCATTCAGCCACAGCACGACTGGATCCTTGAGCGGGTCCCTCTGAGACGTCACAAACCTGTAACATATACACACTATCTTTAATGCAATAATTAATACACAAAAATTCTCTTTGATATGCGTTACTGAGGAGTGCTGACTAGTAAGCACACTGAACTTAAGAGTTTAAAACCCAAAACGTTTAGATTTACAATTATGTACAACAGCACAATACATAATatggtatatgaatatggtaatatacactactgtgtCTTAGTTTATATCACAGTACATTCAATGGACATGATATcgtcaaaatattttattaaaaaaaataaaaatagtacttaaaaaaaaaaaaaaaaaaaaaaaacttgaactacttaaaacaaacaaacaaacaaaaagattaaaatgtcatttttattttgcatttaaaacgtcttcattttttatttggtGTGAAGGCGGAAACGCCATTCGCCTAAACACATCCTCATCACAAACAAAGCATGCTGCATGTTCAGGTCTGATAAAGctcagacaaacaaacaaaaaaagcctAATAAAACTCACCAATAATGCAAAAACTTGCCAGAACTGGCCTTCAGATATCCTGACCACTGACGGTAATTGGGTTTAAAAGACATGCCCGGCAGATCCAGCACCTCATCTGGATCATACATGCTCACGACATGCACGGACACGGACAGAAGACAGAAGACGAAACTCAgagaaaacattttacatagtCTGATGATCATGGACCTGCACACAAGACCCGAAGACTCCTGCGAACCTGCTCTGGTGGGCTTTGAGTTTCCCTTCCTCTGACGGTCATATGACTTTTACAGTCGTCAGGTGATGCTGACAAACATCAACTAGgctcagtacttccgcctaACCAAACTCTTTCGCCGTCTGTGTGTAAATTATtaccttattttgtttttccaacCTCAGATTATCGATTATTATCAGATTATAGTATTAAGGACCATCATAGCAAATTCACTGACATCTTTACTGgatttgtataaaatattattgctttttaaaattattattattattattattttttattaaaaacatgcttTAGCTGAGTGTAGAAAGATCAGACTAGTATCTACCCCTCATTAACCGAggataaaaaagataaaaagataaagataaaaatatttttcaacatATTTCACTTTATCTCTCTTATAGCTTAAAACAGTACTTTTATTTGCAGATATTTTTCGTTTCTTCAAAACAACAAACTATGCATGGGGAAATGGACAGGTatcagcatatatatatatatatatatatatatatttttttttttttttttttactagcaTTAAAGCttttaattaaagtaaaatttgaAATGTCCAAGAAATATGTTACTATATACTGTATTattcttactttttttatatacttcacttttttttttatacttccCTTTCAAATTTCTATGCATTTTCAATGTCATGATCTATCAATAAAGTGCAGTACGGATTTTGTTTTAAGTTTAACTTCTTCTTTCCATGGAATGTAGTATAGTTTAGCAATATTTATAATTCATCAATCCAAACTGACCAAGCATGATCAAGATGTATAGacagacacaaacaaaaaaagattcatGGATCATTTACAGCTCTGTAGTTGGATGAGTTCTTTTCACCACAAAATGTAtcattaaaacacaataaatctAATTCATCCTGATGAAGTGTTGCAGAAGAAACTTGGAAAAATCCGACATCTCTTGCCCCAAATGACATGAATAAGTCTTTAAATGTAGTTTCTGTCACTATAGTATAAACAATAGACTAATTTAAACCGAGCTTTTGATATTTGTCCATTTATattttctgtgtatttaaattgatatttttttttgtatttagttgAATGCATGAGAGTTTAACAGTGTCTTGCAGTTGAAGAGAAGAAAAGAGCACAA
It encodes the following:
- the si:ch211-122f10.4 gene encoding cathepsin A-like, producing the protein MIIRLCKMFSLSFVFCLLSVSVHVVSMYDPDEVLDLPGMSFKPNYRQWSGYLKASSGKFLHYWFVTSQRDPLKDPVVLWLNGGPGCSSLDGFLSENGPFHVNDNGATLYENEFSWNKIANVLYLESPAGVGYSYSDDQKYETNDDEVADNNYLALQSFFTKFPNFTQNEFFIFGESYGGIYAPTLSLRVATGGQLKVNFKGFAVGNGISSFALNDQSLIYFGNYHGLFGEQLWKDLNDNCCQNGVCNFYNNSKESCSVMVSHAFKIVYGSGLNTYALYLDCAGGVLSQRAMKHLFRNFRKHWEANQLVGNTPSVQGVPPCINSTAQLNWLNRGDVRKALHIPDVLPPWDICSDVVGSQYHTTYETVKDVYEKLLALGLRALVYNGDTDMACNFLGDQWFVEQLGQKASTQYQSWIYDKQIAGFYQQFGNITFLTVKGAGHMVPQWAPGPSLQMLQSFLSNKPY